The following proteins come from a genomic window of Anticarsia gemmatalis isolate Benzon Research Colony breed Stoneville strain chromosome 25, ilAntGemm2 primary, whole genome shotgun sequence:
- the LOC142983898 gene encoding trypsin 3A1-like: MCGLCRVFSVVCGLLVFSVANCDNNGTYTGLLTAECVLHYHRIFVSRRVPPRTYHYFHETQAPDQLLGDGKDSDPVDVRFRIVGGSQVSIQEVPYQVLYGLYCGGTLIAPEWVMTAAHCKDRETFILAGSTQRSQTTKYPICAHFIHPMWNTTKLHSHDYDYQLVLLEKPVPVTPNSRPIAIGVTQDIREGVMVAVSGWGHTKYKQRAMQDVVRRVRVPVMSLDVCKALPLENYHTVTPRMFCAGFMNGTKDSCQGDSGGPAIANGKLVGLVSFGVGCAMKDQPGVYSNIPLVRGWIRAVTGLPL, encoded by the exons ATGTGTGGTCTTTGCCGTGTTTTTAGTGTTGTCTGTGGTCTTTTGGTGTTCAGTGTTGCTAATTGTGATAATAATG GAACGTACACCGGTCTATTAACTGCAGAGTGCGTGCTCCACTATCACCGGATCTTCGTGTCCAGGAGGGTGCCTCCTCGCACGTACCACTACTTCCACGAGACGCAGGCGCCGGACCAGCTGCTCGGTGATGGCAAGGACAGTGACCCGGTTgat GTTCGTTTCAGGATAGTAGGAGGGTCTCAGGTGTCGATCCAGGAGGTGCCTTATCAAGTGTTGTATGGATTGTACTGCGGCGGTACTCTCATAGCACCGGAGTGGGTCATGACTGCTGCACATTGCAA AGACAGAGAAACCTTCATCCTAGCAGGCTCTACTCAAAGAAGCCAAACCACCAAGTACCCCATCTGCGCCCACTTCATTCACCCCATGTGGAACACCACGAAGCTGCACAGCCACGACTATGATTACCAGCTCGTACTCCTGGAGAAGCCTGTTCCTGTGACTCCTAACTCCAGGCCGATTGCGATTGGAGTGACCCAGGATATAAGGGAAGGGGTTATGGTCGCTGTTAGCGGGTGGGGACATACTAAGTATAAG CAAAGAGCTATGCAAGATGTGGTCCGTCGCGTCCGGGTCCCCGTCATGTCTCTGGACGTGTGCAAGGCGCTGCCTCTTGAGAACTACCACACAGTTACTCCAAGAATGTTCTGCGCTGGGTTCATGAATGGGACCAAGGATTCTTGTCAA GGTGACTCAGGAGGGCCAGCGATAGCCAACGGCAAGCTCGTGGGTCTGGTGTCGTTTGGAGTGGGCTGTGCGATGAAGGACCAGCCAGGGGTGTACAGCAATATACCCTTAGTCAGGGGGTGGATCCGAGCCGTCACTGGGCTACCTCTTTGA